In the genome of Quercus robur chromosome 3, dhQueRobu3.1, whole genome shotgun sequence, one region contains:
- the LOC126719121 gene encoding formin-like protein 11, whose product MWRNKAIHERSLPVEGQVSKSLNKPFLEHWRSNVLVLTRVPARSSARWCCPNQGKGLGLQQLEALVKMVHTKEEEAKLSSYEGDINELESVEKLFKEILEIPFAFLRVEAMLYRETFEDEVVQFRKSFSMLEEACKELRSSRLFFKLLEAVLKTGNRMNVGTSRGAARAFKLDTLLKLAHVKGTDGKTTLLHFVVQEILLSEGIRVSDSIMGVEQSEEDYRRMGLDRVSGLSTELSNVKETATIDLNVLASSVSTLSDGLAKLQHLVQKDLCMDEQNGNFVNSKRFFINYAEKILKDLQGKEDRVLTHVKEITKYFHGDVSKHEDNPLRIFVIVREFLGMLDHVCKELRSS is encoded by the exons ATGTGGAGGAATAAGGCAATTCATGAGAGATCTCTTCCAGTGGAGGGTCAAGTTAGCAAAAGCCTTAATAAGCCGTTTTTGGAGCATTGGCGGTCCAATGTTCTAGTGTTGACAAGAGTTCCAGCTAGAAGTAGTGCTAGGTGGTGTTGTCCAAACCAAG GGAAAGGTTTGGGTTTGCAACAACTTGAGGCATTGGTGAAGATGGTACATACCAAGGAAGAAGAGGCTAAGCTCTCTAGCTATGAAGGAGACATTAATGAACTGGAGTCTGTAgagaagcttttcaaagaaattCTTGAAATACCATTTGCCTTTCTACGAGTTGAAGCCATGCTTTACAGAGAAACTTTTGAAGATGAGGTGGTTCAGTTCAGGAAATCTTTTTCAATGCTAGAG GAAGCCTGCAAGGAACTCAGATCAAGCAGGCTTTTCTTTAAGTTACTTGAAGCCGTGCTCAAAACAGGCAATCGTATGAATGTTGGAACTAGCAGAGGAGCTGCTAGAGCATTTAAACTTGATACCCTCCTTAAACTTGCTCATGTGAAAGGCACTGATGGGAAAACTACCTTACTCCACTTTGTTGTTCAAGAAATACTCCTGTCTGAGGGAATTAGAGTTTCAGACAGCATCATGGGGGTTGAACAGAGTGAAGAAGATTACAGAAGAATGGGCCTTGATCGTGTTTCTGGTCTGAGTACAGAACTCTCCAATGTGAAAGAGACAGCTACAATTGACTTGAATGTTCTTGCAAGCTCTGTCTCAACCCTATCAGATGGATTGGCCAAACTGCAACATCTAGTACAAAAGGACTTGTGTATGGATGAACAAAATGGAAACTTTGTCAACTCAAAAAGATTCTTCATAAATTATGCAGAGAAAATTCTGAAAGACTTGCAGGGAAAAGAAGATAGGGTCCTAACACATGTCAAAGAAATTACTAAGTACTTTCATGGAGATGTGAGCAAACACGAAGACAACCCACTTCGGATATTTGTCATTGTGAGAGAATTTCTGGGCATGTTAGATCATGTCTGCAAAGAGCTTAGAAGCTCTTAA